From Prunus dulcis unplaced genomic scaffold, ALMONDv2, whole genome shotgun sequence, a single genomic window includes:
- the LOC117613326 gene encoding germin-like protein subfamily 1 member 18 codes for ALNDNKSAVFVNGKFCKDPKLVNANDFFFSGLQNPRNTQNPLGSNVTTVNVDQIAGLNTLGISLTRIDFAPNGLNPPHTHPRASEFLVVLEGKLYVGFVTSNGDGNRLFTKVLNKGDVFVFPIGLIHFQFNVGHVNAVAFAGLSSQNPGVITIANAVFGSKPPINPDVLAKAFQVDDNVVDYLQKQFWYDNN; via the coding sequence TGTTTGTGAATGGAAAATTCTGCAAGGACCCAAAGCTTGTCAATGCAaatgatttcttcttttctggcCTCCAAAACCCAAGAAACACACAAAATCCGCTTGGTTCAAATGTGACAACTGTGAATGTGGACCAAATAGCGGGGTTGAACACTCTCGGCATATCCCTGACTCGCATAGACTTTGCACCAAATGGCCTAAACCCTCCTCACACTCACCCTCGTGCCTCTGAATTTCTTGTGGTCTTGGAAGGAAAACTCTATGTTGGTTTCGTCACATCCAACGGTGATGGCAATCGCCTATTCACCAAAGTGTTGAACAAGGGAGATGTGTTTGTGTTCCCAATCGGCCTCATTCACTTCCAATTCAATGTGGGACACGTCAACGCTGTAGCCTTCGCTGGGCTTAGCAGCCAGAACCCAGGAGTGATCACCATAGCCAATGCAGTGTTTGGCTCAAAGCCTCCCATCAACCCTGATGTTCTAGCCAAGGCCTTCCAAGTGGACGACAATGTGGTTGACTATCTTCAGAAACAGTTCTGGTACGACAAcaattag